Part of the Candidatus Thiothrix putei genome, TTGCTGTTGGGGCGGTTGTTGCGGGGTGGAATTATCCTGCCCACACCCGGTTAGCAACAATGACAACAGCAACAGACTTGTGCTTAACTGTTTACGTCGCATGTTTTGCCCTCCTTGAATAGCCGTCAGCCTGTGCTTTAGGCCGGGTTCTCAAAGAACACATAAGAGGTCGAGTAGTCACTGAATTCAAAGTAGACTTTCTTCTCACCTGGATCAGCGACGCCATTCAGGTTTGCATCGAGAATGCCGTAGCCAAAACGGTAAGGGCGGTCGGCATTACTGCCAGTGCCAGCAGCAGTAGTTAGTTTGTCAATTTTCATGAAGCGCCTTACTAATTTGTCACCGGCATACACTTCCAAAATGCCACTGACACCTGTCCAGTTGTTGATTTCACGTCCAATTTTATTTTGAGTTTCTTGGGTGCAAGCGCCGAGGCCGAGCAGCATGGTAAGCGTTAGGAATAGGGTTGTCCATTTCATGGGATGTCCTCAATTGTGTTTAATCAGTAACCTAATATACGTGCAGTACGTAGATCGCCTTGATCCAGTGCCATTTGTACCGGAGTTTTGGCGGGAGTACCAGTAGTCAGGGCTTTGGAGTCAGCACCTTGTTTAAGGAGGTAATTGGCAATATCGGCACGCCCAAAGCGTGCAGCATGGTGCAATGGCGTCCAACCGCTGGCAGTGGTGGCGTTAATCGCAGCACCTTTGCTGACCAAGTGCATGACTGCGGGTAAGGAGCCAGCCGCGACGGCTGCATGTAAAGCGGTTTCACCGGATGCAGTCGCTGTGCTGGGGTCAGCGCCTTGTTGCAATAAGCTGCTAACGCTAGTGGCATTACCGGCTTGTGCCGCATCCCAAAGTTGTTTGTTCAACTCACCTGCCTCAATCACCACAGGTTCAGCAGTACTAGCAGAGGCTGTATCATTTGTTGCGATTGTCTCAGATGTTGCTACGGGTGTCGCTTCTGTAGACGGTGTTGCCGCTGCAATAATACCCGTGCTGGGGGGGCTTTCAGTTTCTGAGGTGGTCGCGCAACCGTTAAGGCCAAGCAGTAAAGCAATAGCGATGAGTCGGATAGATACGCTTGTCTGGAAGTGGTGTTTCATCTAATTCAAACCCGTTTGGCAATGGTTGAAGAAGTGCCGAGCCGTGCGCCCACTTTGACCGCCGCGTTCAATGGCAAAGGTCAGCGCTTCTTGGTGCAGCAATTCTGCATCTTGTACACGGCCTTTAAACAGTTTGTCCACTATCTCCAGATAAGTGTCCTTGTTCATTGGGTGGAAAGGTAGCGAGAGACCAAAGCGATCCGCCAGAGAGAGCTTGTCCTCAATCGCCTCGCTGGGATGAATTTCGCCGTTTAACATACTGCTTGCTAAGTTATCAGCCATTTGCTCCGGAATCATGTGACGACGGTTAGACGTGGCGTAAATCAGTACGTTTTCCGGTGGCTTTTCCAGCGTACCTTCCATCGTGCTTTTTAACATGCGGTACTCTCCTTGGCTTTCATCGAAGGTTAGGTCATCGCAGTAAATGATGAAACGGTGGTGGGAATCGACAATTTCATCGGTAATATCCACCAATACGCTTAGATCATCTTTGGATATCTGAATCATGCGCAGGCCATAGGTATGGTAGCGCGTCAGCACGGCTTTGATCAGGGATGATTTGCCAACACCTCGCGCACCCCATAGCAAAGCATGGCTGGAAGGTTTACCCCGTAAAAAATGTTCGGTATTGCGGAATAGGGCATCTTTTTGAGCGTCAATACCCTGTAAGGTGTCGGGGTTTACCAAGTCAACATTCCTGATGGGTTTAAGGAAATGCCGGTTAGAACGCCATACCGCCGCTAGTGTGCTGCGCCAGTCAATCGTCAGTTTGCCAAAAGCCATTATAACTCCCTTCGATAATGTGCCTGCATGGATTGCCCCACAAGTTTAGTCGTTTCTGCAAGAATTTTCTGCTGCTTTGTGGGTGGGTGCTACGCCTTTATCTTTTATACAAGAGGTATCTATTTACCGCAGAGTGTGGTAAACAAGCAACCTTTAACATTAGAAAACACTAATATTACGAGCGCACCGCAAGACGCGAGGAAGGTTTGCTGTATGAAACAATACACTCAACATCCGCCGGAACACAGCTTTAAGCTCAAAGCTCTCAGCTTTGTGATTGGTCTGGTCATTGTCTTTTTGACCGCAGCTAACGGGATTTTTACCTACTCTGGGGCATATTTGTATCTCGAAGAGCATTTATACGCCATTTTGTTTGCCGCCGCTGTACAGTTTGCGATTGCTATCGCACTGTTAGCCCTGCCTTATGTGCACGGTATCGGCAAGTTATCGCTGATCGTGGTGTATGCTGCCGCGTTGCTGTTATCCAGCCTGAGCGCGTATACCTACATTTATAACAGCAGTTTGCCGGGGTATAACACAGCCCAAACGGTGGATACCGGTTTGAAAGCCACCCTGACCACCAGCCTGAGTGATGTACTCGCCGTTGAGCAACAATTTTTACGCGATGCCGATGCCAAAGTAGCGGAAACCCAGCGCTTGGTGGATGAAGAGGCCAAGAGCGGCGGACGTTCCGGTTTAGGGCCGGGCAAAGGCGCTAACTATTACGCCAAAGTGGATGCAAACGAACAAGCAATCACGGCACAAGTCGCCGCGCAGCAAAACTTTCAAGCCATGCGCGAACAGCTTACCCGCGTGAACCAGCAATTAGCTACTGTCAGTGATCTCAACAGTCGTGACATTCCCCCAAAACCAAGCATGATGTTAGGCAGCAGCCTTACTGAACTGCTGTTTTAAC contains:
- a CDS encoding ankyrin repeat domain-containing protein, producing the protein MKHHFQTSVSIRLIAIALLLGLNGCATTSETESPPSTGIIAAATPSTEATPVATSETIATNDTASASTAEPVVIEAGELNKQLWDAAQAGNATSVSSLLQQGADPSTATASGETALHAAVAAGSLPAVMHLVSKGAAINATTASGWTPLHHAARFGRADIANYLLKQGADSKALTTGTPAKTPVQMALDQGDLRTARILGY
- a CDS encoding ATP-binding protein — its product is MAFGKLTIDWRSTLAAVWRSNRHFLKPIRNVDLVNPDTLQGIDAQKDALFRNTEHFLRGKPSSHALLWGARGVGKSSLIKAVLTRYHTYGLRMIQISKDDLSVLVDITDEIVDSHHRFIIYCDDLTFDESQGEYRMLKSTMEGTLEKPPENVLIYATSNRRHMIPEQMADNLASSMLNGEIHPSEAIEDKLSLADRFGLSLPFHPMNKDTYLEIVDKLFKGRVQDAELLHQEALTFAIERGGQSGRTARHFFNHCQTGLN